The following proteins come from a genomic window of Sesamum indicum cultivar Zhongzhi No. 13 linkage group LG10, S_indicum_v1.0, whole genome shotgun sequence:
- the LOC105172192 gene encoding vinorine synthase-like, whose protein sequence is MKSYVQEICREIVKPSSETPHHLRTLRLSYLDQLVPSFYVPLLFFYKADELRGLTTFNHGQISQKLKQSLSSTLTSFHPLAGSIKDNTIVDSNDSGVEFVEARVNTQLMAAIRELDTENLKQYLPVDPTSGEERTLMVVQVTFFNCGGIAIGVCMPHQVADFASIMAFINTWAATCRGEAEHPSVSFNLASYFPPRDFPESDFWQSSSATNEKFVTKRFVFDEKKLGVLLESAASSVKNPTRVEVVSAFIWKQFRKMEPGKTFAAGHAVNLRPRTRPSHLLENVSGNCFVLKFAFAKTGKYEGVDEFHDLVSELRSTIRTVNDEYIQKSQGTGESSYLKDLFFTSPLVLKGDLELCGFSSWCGFPVYKVDYGWGCPFWFCTTALAAKNSTVLVDSKDGRGIEAWVNVKRDNVEMLETQVNLLSSFESCIQS, encoded by the coding sequence ATGAAATCTTATGTGCAAGAAATCTGTAGAGAGATTGTCAAGCCTTCAAGCGAAACTCCGCATCACCTCAGAACGCTGAGACTTTCATACCTTGATCAATTAGTACCCTCTTTCTATgttcctcttctcttcttctacAAAGCTGATGAACTGAGAGGCCTGACTACCTTTAACCATGGCCAAATATCTCAGAAGCTCAAACAGTCCCTGTCGAGCACCTTAACCTCATTCCATCCATTAGCAGGAAGCATTAAAGATAATACCATTGTTGACTCCAATGATTCCGGTGTTGAGTTCGTTGAAGCCCGTGTTAACACTCAGCTGATGGCAGCCATACGAGAGCTGGATACGGAAAATTTGAAGCAGTACCTTCCAGTGGATCCTACTTCTGGCGAAGAAAGAACCCTTATGGTCGTGCAAGTCACTTTCTTCAATTGTGGAGGAATTGCTATCGGAGTGTGCATGCCGCATCAAGTAGCCGACTTTGCGTCTATAATGGCGTTCATCAATACATGGGCAGCCACATGCAGAGGAGAAGCTGAACATCCTTCTGTCAGTTTCAATTTGGCTAGCTATTTCCCACCAAGGGACTTTCCGGAATCTGACTTCTGGCAGTCTTCCAGTGCTACAAATGAGAAGTTCGTGACGAAGAGGTTTGTATTCGATGAGAAGAAACTGGGAGTACTGCTTGAATCTGCTGCTAGCTCTGTGAAGAATCCCACCCGGGTGGAAGTCGTCTCAGCTTTTATCTGGAAACAGTTCAGAAAGATGGAACCAGGAAAGACTTTTGCTGCAGGGCATGCAGTGAACCTGAGGCCAAGAACAAGGCCATCTCACCTTCTGGAAAATGTTTCTGGGAATTGCTTCGTGTTAAAATTTGCATTCGCCAAAACTGGTAAATATGAAGGTGTTGATGAATTTCATGATCTCGTAAGCGAATTGAGAAGCACGATTAGAACAGTCAACGACGAGTACATACAGAAATCACAAGGTACTGGAGAAAGTAGTTACCTGAAGGATCTTTTCTTCACATCTCCTCTAGTTTTGAAGGGAGACTTGGAATTGTGTGGCTTCAGCAGTTGGTGTGGGTTTCCTGTGTATAAAGTGGATTATGGCTGGGGATGCCCATTCTGGTTTTGCACCACAGCGTTGGCGGCAAAAAATTCCACAGTTTTGGTGGATAGCAAAGATGGGCGTGGCATAGAGGCATGGGTTAACGTGAAAAGGGACAACGTGGAAATGCTTGAAACTCAAGTTAATCTCCTTTCCAGTTTTGAAAGTTGTATCCAATCCTAG